A genomic region of Fibrobacter succinogenes contains the following coding sequences:
- a CDS encoding glycosyl hydrolase 53 family protein → MSILKYSFIGLACVSLAILSQGCGDDPASSPVYALNSSSAQESLGSSSDATPYSSSSFAGAWSSSLALSSAKISSSSSSTEALSSCHSELDSESSSSVATSSAVEPTSSEPSQNSSSSEALSSSSNASQLSSSRESSSSAQPIKIDFFNGADISEVQEYERNNTKFYDVDGKESDIFTILKNHGFNSIRLRTFVSPKAKYGYAASGCGHDAEAYGDKEHVVAYAKKVKAAGMGLLVDIHYSDVWADPGKQIIPERWRGVNNANAMADSVYAYTKDLMIALKNAGATPDMVQVGNETTPGILIHKPNSKTDCWGNGVDKAATSVNGDMGTAAGKANAAKYFNAGIKAVKEVSPTTKTVLHIERIRQANTVTWWMGVIFDDYKVPADVMGFSAYTAYGDGTPDNWKNLFNIVTTKYSKMEFIVAEYNGGDSDNHYKFDGSRKKTREMISGMNRWIGTFFWEPTIGGAWGAGLFDWKGKDLYANAKAFEEFF, encoded by the coding sequence ATGAGTATTCTAAAATATTCTTTTATCGGTTTAGCGTGCGTTTCGCTTGCGATTCTTTCGCAGGGTTGTGGTGATGATCCTGCTTCATCGCCAGTTTATGCTTTAAATTCTTCGTCTGCGCAGGAATCGCTTGGATCCTCTTCGGATGCGACCCCATATTCGTCTTCATCCTTTGCAGGGGCTTGGTCTTCGTCTCTTGCGTTATCGTCTGCAAAGATTTCATCTTCAAGTTCATCCACTGAGGCTCTTTCGTCATGTCATTCCGAACTTGATTCAGAATCATCTTCATCTGTAGCAACATCGTCTGCGGTAGAACCGACTTCATCTGAACCATCGCAGAATTCATCCTCGTCCGAAGCTCTGTCTTCGTCTTCTAATGCGTCGCAACTATCCTCTTCGAGAGAATCTTCATCTTCCGCACAACCTATCAAAATTGATTTCTTTAATGGCGCTGATATTTCTGAAGTCCAAGAATACGAACGAAATAACACAAAATTTTACGATGTCGATGGCAAAGAAAGCGATATCTTCACGATTTTGAAAAATCACGGATTCAACTCGATTCGTTTGCGCACGTTTGTATCGCCCAAGGCTAAGTATGGCTATGCGGCAAGTGGCTGCGGCCATGATGCCGAAGCTTATGGCGACAAGGAACATGTTGTGGCTTATGCGAAAAAAGTCAAGGCTGCAGGCATGGGGCTCCTCGTGGATATCCATTACAGCGATGTCTGGGCGGATCCGGGCAAGCAAATTATTCCTGAACGCTGGCGCGGCGTGAATAACGCTAATGCGATGGCGGATTCCGTTTACGCTTACACGAAGGACTTGATGATTGCTCTTAAGAATGCCGGTGCAACGCCGGACATGGTGCAGGTTGGCAACGAAACGACTCCGGGCATATTGATCCACAAGCCGAACAGCAAAACGGACTGCTGGGGAAATGGTGTCGATAAGGCGGCCACTTCAGTCAATGGCGACATGGGAACCGCGGCGGGCAAGGCGAATGCGGCCAAGTATTTCAACGCCGGTATCAAGGCCGTCAAAGAAGTTTCTCCGACAACGAAAACTGTGCTCCACATCGAACGTATCCGCCAAGCAAATACGGTTACCTGGTGGATGGGCGTCATCTTTGACGATTATAAGGTTCCGGCTGATGTGATGGGCTTTTCCGCTTACACTGCATACGGCGATGGCACTCCCGATAATTGGAAAAATTTGTTCAATATAGTTACGACAAAGTATTCAAAAATGGAATTTATCGTAGCTGAATACAACGGCGGTGATTCCGATAACCATTACAAATTCGATGGCTCCCGTAAAAAGACGCGCGAAATGATCAGCGGCATGAATCGCTGGATTGGTACGTTCTTCTGGGAACCGACAATTGGCGGTGCGTGGGGCGCCGGGCTCTTTGACTGGAAAGGAAAAGACCTTTACGCCAACGCAAAGGCCTTTGAAGAATTTTTCTAA
- the ung gene encoding uracil-DNA glycosylase codes for MSVKLEQSWLNLLADQFEQPYFKQIKAKLLQEHAEHHVVYPPGPQIFAALDYCPVDKVKAVIIGQDPYHNPGQAHGLCFSVPFGIEPPPSLINIFQELHDDLGITPPPHGNLEGWAHQGILLLNASLTVRAHMAASHAGIGWQQFTDTIIQRLSQVRENLVFLLWGSFAIKKQVLIAPNRGHLILTAPHPSPLSAYRGFFGCKHFSKANAYLVSKGLEPIDWSIK; via the coding sequence ATGTCCGTCAAACTTGAACAATCTTGGCTGAACCTGCTCGCTGACCAGTTCGAACAGCCGTATTTCAAACAAATTAAAGCAAAACTTTTGCAAGAACATGCAGAACATCACGTGGTGTATCCTCCTGGACCACAGATTTTTGCTGCCCTCGACTATTGCCCCGTCGATAAAGTCAAGGCAGTCATCATCGGGCAAGACCCATACCACAATCCAGGCCAAGCCCACGGTCTCTGCTTCTCGGTGCCGTTCGGCATTGAGCCGCCGCCCTCCCTAATCAACATTTTCCAAGAACTCCACGACGATCTCGGTATCACGCCGCCGCCACACGGGAACTTGGAAGGTTGGGCCCATCAAGGAATTTTACTTTTAAACGCCTCGCTCACGGTACGCGCCCACATGGCTGCCAGCCACGCAGGCATTGGCTGGCAACAGTTCACGGACACGATTATCCAGCGTCTTTCGCAAGTCCGCGAAAACCTCGTCTTTTTGCTCTGGGGCAGTTTCGCCATCAAAAAGCAAGTGCTCATCGCACCCAATCGCGGGCACCTGATTCTCACCGCTCCGCACCCGAGCCCCCTCTCGGCATACCGCGGATTCTTCGGTTGCAAGCACTTTAGCAAAGCAAACGCTTACCTTGTCAGCAAAGGACTCGAACCAATCGACTGGAGCATTAAATAA
- a CDS encoding cation diffusion facilitator family transporter — MSKTQTHNDNIDKEVNRNKVIVKTSVVGIVTNVILASVKAVIGLMANSIAVVLDAVNNLSDALSSIITIVGNKLSRKLPNEKHPLGYGRIEYLTAMVIASIVIYAGITSCVESVKKIIHPEAADYSTVSLVIIAIAVVVKVVLGRYVKSQGERVNSGSLIASGSDALFDAILSLSVLASALIFIFTGLSLEAYVGVLISIFIVKAGFEMLKDTVSDLLGKKNDNELTKQIKSLIRSEEGIHGAYDLVINDYGPEKKLASVHVELPDTMTVADLDSLTRKIEKKVYRETGVILTAIGVYSYNTKDDEAAKIRDTISNKIKSHDWALQMHGFYVDIEAKEMRFDVVIKFGVDAQEALDTIKSEAALLYPDYKIQVSPDIDLG, encoded by the coding sequence ATGTCCAAAACGCAAACGCACAACGATAACATCGACAAAGAAGTCAACAGAAATAAAGTCATCGTCAAGACTAGCGTTGTCGGGATTGTCACTAACGTCATTCTCGCGAGCGTCAAGGCGGTTATCGGCCTTATGGCAAACTCCATTGCCGTCGTTCTCGACGCCGTGAACAACCTCTCGGACGCGCTTTCATCCATCATTACAATTGTCGGCAACAAGCTCTCGCGGAAATTGCCCAACGAAAAGCACCCGCTCGGATACGGCCGCATTGAATACCTGACCGCCATGGTCATCGCCTCCATCGTGATTTACGCGGGCATCACCTCTTGCGTGGAATCCGTCAAGAAAATCATCCACCCCGAAGCAGCCGACTACTCCACCGTTTCGCTTGTCATCATCGCCATAGCCGTGGTCGTGAAAGTCGTCCTCGGGCGTTACGTGAAATCGCAAGGCGAACGCGTGAATTCCGGTTCGCTCATCGCCTCCGGCTCCGATGCTCTCTTTGACGCCATCCTCTCCCTTTCCGTTCTCGCCTCGGCACTCATCTTCATTTTCACGGGACTCTCGCTTGAAGCCTACGTCGGCGTTCTGATTTCCATCTTCATCGTCAAAGCAGGCTTTGAAATGTTGAAGGATACCGTCAGCGACTTGCTCGGCAAGAAAAATGATAACGAACTTACCAAGCAAATCAAGAGCCTCATCCGCAGCGAAGAAGGCATCCACGGTGCATACGATCTCGTCATCAATGATTACGGCCCCGAAAAGAAGCTCGCCTCCGTGCACGTGGAACTCCCCGATACCATGACCGTTGCCGACCTGGATTCTCTCACGCGCAAAATTGAAAAAAAGGTCTATCGCGAAACAGGCGTCATCCTCACCGCCATCGGCGTTTACTCTTATAATACCAAGGACGACGAAGCCGCCAAAATCCGCGACACAATTTCAAACAAAATCAAGTCTCACGATTGGGCACTCCAGATGCACGGTTTTTACGTGGATATCGAAGCCAAAGAAATGCGCTTTGACGTGGTCATTAAATTCGGCGTGGACGCCCAGGAAGCTCTCGATACAATAAAGAGCGAAGCGGCGCTGCTCTACCCCGACTACAAGATACAGGTTTCACCCGATATCGATTTGGGATAA
- a CDS encoding DUF4321 domain-containing protein, protein MTHKNSLARVVLFIFVGLILGGIMSEALGALFGELGVLLNAGGYDNSVHHVFTEAADFSIGFSGDTPQPVVIDLYLVKFALGFGIKVNFLSAIGMFIALYIMKWSGER, encoded by the coding sequence ATGACTCACAAAAACTCATTGGCACGAGTTGTCCTTTTTATTTTTGTCGGCCTGATTTTGGGCGGCATCATGAGCGAAGCTCTCGGAGCTTTGTTTGGCGAACTCGGAGTGCTATTAAACGCTGGCGGCTACGATAACAGTGTTCATCACGTTTTTACAGAGGCTGCCGATTTCAGTATCGGTTTTTCTGGCGATACACCGCAGCCCGTCGTCATTGATTTGTACCTTGTCAAATTTGCGCTTGGATTCGGCATCAAAGTGAACTTTTTGAGTGCAATTGGCATGTTCATCGCTCTTTACATCATGAAATGGTCCGGAGAAAGATAA
- the gatA gene encoding Asp-tRNA(Asn)/Glu-tRNA(Gln) amidotransferase subunit GatA, which translates to MQTIQELQAQLANGSTTAEKLAQASLEKIESTKNLNAYISVLNDRALERAKESDKRRAEGKSLGALDGIPVAVKDNMCLTGTRTTAASKILDNFVAPYTATALEKLEAAGAIIVGKTNMDEFAMGSSNETSYYGPVKNPLDESRVPGGSSGGSAVAVASGTVPCALGSDTGGSIRQPAACTGVVGLKPTYGRVSRYGLLAYASSLDQIGPFGATVRDCATLLGAICGIDPHDNTTSTRPTEDFTAKLGTGVKGKVIGVPKEYFGEGLDAECKAAIENMLKKMEAEGATIKEVSLPHISYAVSSYYIIATAEASSNLSRYDGVRYGYRSAEARKLFDLYAKSRSEGFGKEVQRRILLGSYVLSAGFYDAYYVQAQKVRRLITDDFTEAFKTCDVIASPTMPGLPLKCGMNESDPMAVYLSDIYTVSLNLAGLPGVSVPCGMAGGLPVGLQWIGKPFQEADLLAVAEATEKLAK; encoded by the coding sequence ATGCAGACTATTCAGGAACTTCAGGCTCAGCTTGCTAACGGCAGCACCACTGCCGAAAAGCTCGCACAGGCTTCCCTCGAAAAAATTGAATCTACAAAGAATTTAAACGCCTATATTTCGGTGCTGAACGACCGCGCTCTCGAACGCGCTAAGGAAAGCGACAAGCGCCGCGCCGAAGGCAAGTCTCTGGGCGCCCTCGATGGCATCCCGGTTGCCGTGAAGGACAACATGTGCTTGACCGGCACTCGCACCACGGCCGCATCCAAGATTCTCGACAACTTCGTTGCTCCATACACCGCAACGGCACTTGAAAAGCTTGAAGCTGCAGGCGCCATCATCGTCGGCAAGACGAACATGGACGAATTCGCCATGGGTTCCAGCAACGAAACCTCTTACTACGGCCCGGTCAAGAATCCGCTCGACGAATCCCGCGTTCCGGGTGGTTCCTCGGGTGGTTCCGCAGTCGCCGTTGCCTCTGGCACGGTTCCCTGCGCTCTCGGTTCTGACACGGGTGGATCTATTCGCCAGCCGGCAGCCTGCACGGGCGTCGTCGGTTTGAAGCCGACCTACGGCCGCGTTTCCCGTTACGGCCTCCTCGCCTACGCAAGCTCTCTCGACCAGATTGGTCCGTTCGGTGCAACCGTTCGTGACTGCGCAACACTCCTCGGTGCCATCTGCGGCATTGACCCGCACGACAACACCACGAGCACTCGCCCGACCGAAGACTTTACCGCAAAGCTCGGCACTGGCGTTAAAGGCAAGGTCATCGGCGTTCCGAAGGAATACTTTGGCGAAGGCCTCGATGCAGAATGCAAAGCTGCCATCGAAAACATGCTGAAGAAGATGGAAGCCGAAGGCGCCACGATCAAGGAAGTGAGCCTCCCGCACATCAGCTACGCCGTGTCCAGCTACTACATCATTGCAACAGCAGAAGCAAGCTCCAACCTCAGCCGCTACGACGGCGTGCGTTACGGCTACCGCAGCGCTGAAGCCCGCAAACTTTTCGACCTTTACGCCAAGTCCCGCAGCGAAGGTTTCGGCAAAGAAGTGCAACGCCGCATCCTCCTCGGAAGCTACGTTCTCTCCGCCGGTTTCTATGACGCTTACTACGTGCAGGCCCAGAAGGTTCGCCGCCTCATTACAGACGACTTCACCGAAGCCTTCAAGACCTGCGACGTGATTGCAAGCCCGACGATGCCGGGTCTCCCGCTCAAGTGCGGCATGAACGAATCTGATCCGATGGCCGTTTACCTCTCCGACATCTACACCGTGAGCTTGAACCTCGCCGGTCTCCCGGGCGTGAGCGTTCCGTGCGGTATGGCAGGCGGCCTCCCGGTTGGCCTCCAGTGGATTGGCAAGCCGTTCCAGGAAGCAGACTTGCTCGCCGTCGCCGAAGCAACGGAAAAGCTTGCCAAGTGA